The following are encoded together in the Pseudomonas xantholysinigenes genome:
- the urtB gene encoding urea ABC transporter permease subunit UrtB yields MLRLLLTLLLLLPLASKASEGEFFLSAKPAEQANLLETWAAQPDAARLPLLDNLRQGRIAENDTRKLRLNNRLRGLIDNALASHQLLSDQANVRLAAAQQLQKTAQPAQMAFLDRRFASEPDAAVHAALGLALANLQLGASEPAVRLAAVRLLGETGDPLARTRLEALLQPDAESDPGVRTAAKTSLAQVKRKLLVGELLGQAFSGLSLGSILLLAALGLAITFGLLGVINMAHGEMLMLGAYSTYMVQVLLQRYAPGAIEFYPLIALPVAFAVSAGVGMALERTVIRHLYGRPLETLLATWGISLILIQAIRLLFGAQNVEVSNPAWLSGGIQVLPNLVLPYNRLVIIGFALAVVLLTWLLLNRTRLGLNVRAVTQNRNMAACCGVSTGRVDMLAFGLGSGIAGLGGVALSQVGNVGPDLGQSYIIDSFLVVVLGGVGQLAGSLWAAFGLGIANKLLEPQIGAVLGKILILALIILFIQKRPQGLFALKGRVID; encoded by the coding sequence ATGCTCAGACTCCTGCTCACCCTCCTCCTACTTCTGCCCCTGGCATCCAAAGCCAGCGAGGGCGAGTTCTTCCTCAGCGCCAAGCCCGCCGAACAGGCCAACCTACTCGAAACCTGGGCCGCACAACCCGACGCCGCCCGCCTGCCGCTGCTGGACAACCTGCGCCAAGGCCGCATCGCCGAAAACGACACCCGCAAGCTACGCCTGAACAACCGCCTGCGCGGCCTGATCGACAACGCCCTGGCCAGCCATCAGCTGCTCAGCGACCAAGCCAACGTACGCCTGGCCGCCGCCCAGCAATTGCAGAAAACCGCGCAACCCGCGCAGATGGCCTTCCTCGACCGGCGCTTCGCCAGCGAACCGGACGCCGCCGTGCACGCAGCCCTAGGCCTGGCCCTGGCCAACCTGCAACTGGGCGCCAGCGAGCCTGCAGTACGCCTGGCCGCCGTGCGCCTGCTCGGCGAAACCGGCGACCCGCTGGCCCGCACCCGCCTCGAAGCGCTGCTGCAACCCGACGCAGAAAGCGACCCAGGCGTGCGCACCGCCGCCAAGACCAGCCTGGCCCAGGTCAAGCGCAAGCTGCTGGTCGGCGAACTGCTCGGCCAGGCCTTCAGCGGCCTGTCGCTGGGTTCGATTCTGCTGCTGGCGGCGCTGGGCCTGGCGATCACCTTCGGCCTGCTCGGGGTGATCAACATGGCCCACGGCGAGATGCTGATGCTCGGCGCCTACAGCACCTACATGGTCCAGGTGCTGCTGCAGCGCTACGCCCCCGGCGCCATCGAGTTCTACCCGTTGATCGCCCTGCCGGTGGCGTTCGCGGTCAGCGCCGGGGTCGGCATGGCCCTGGAGCGCACAGTGATCCGCCACCTCTACGGCCGCCCGCTGGAAACCCTGCTGGCGACCTGGGGCATCAGCCTGATCCTGATCCAGGCCATCCGCCTGCTGTTCGGCGCGCAGAACGTCGAGGTCAGCAACCCGGCCTGGCTGTCCGGCGGCATCCAGGTACTGCCCAACCTGGTGCTGCCCTACAACCGCCTGGTGATCATCGGCTTCGCCCTGGCGGTGGTGCTGCTCACCTGGCTGCTGCTCAACCGCACGCGGCTGGGCCTGAACGTGCGCGCGGTGACTCAGAACCGCAACATGGCGGCCTGCTGCGGGGTGTCCACCGGGCGGGTCGACATGCTCGCCTTCGGCCTCGGTTCCGGCATCGCCGGGCTGGGCGGGGTGGCCCTGAGCCAGGTCGGCAACGTCGGCCCGGACCTGGGCCAGAGCTACATCATCGATTCGTTCCTGGTGGTGGTGCTCGGCGGCGTCGGCCAGCTGGCTGGTAGCCTGTGGGCGGCCTTCGGCCTGGGCATCGCCAACAAACTGCTGGAGCCGCAGATCGGTGCGGTGCTGGGCAAGATCCTCATCCTTGCGTTGATCATTCTGTTCATCCAGAAGCGCCCGCAAGGCCTGTTCGCCCTCAAGGGACGGGTAATCGACTGA
- the urtC gene encoding urea ABC transporter permease subunit UrtC produces MNQPLLVTAAQKAGPRLSLAIGAVVVLLLVALALLSLLPMDHPLQVSAYTLTLVGKILCYAIVALALDLVWGYAGLLSLGHGLFFALGGYAMGMYLMRQAAGDGLPGFMTFLSWSELPWYWAGTQHFAWALCLVVLAPGLLALVFGFFAFRSRIKGVYFSIMTQALTFAGMLLFFRNETGFGGNNGFTNFRTILGFDITAQGTRAVLFLLTVGLLLGSLFLCWRLTQSKFGRLLTAVRDAENRLMFCGYDPRGFKLLVWVLSAVLCGLAGALYVPQVGIINPSEMSPTNSIEAAVWVALGGRGTLIGPLLGAGLVNGMKSWFTVAFPEFWLFFLGALFILVTLYLPKGVVGLLKKRSQP; encoded by the coding sequence ATGAACCAGCCACTGCTTGTCACTGCTGCGCAAAAGGCCGGGCCACGGCTGTCGCTGGCCATCGGCGCGGTCGTCGTCCTGCTGCTGGTGGCCCTGGCGCTGCTGTCGCTGCTGCCGATGGACCACCCGCTGCAAGTCTCGGCGTACACCCTGACCCTGGTCGGCAAGATCCTCTGCTACGCCATCGTCGCCCTGGCCCTGGACCTGGTCTGGGGCTATGCCGGGCTGCTGTCGCTGGGCCATGGCCTGTTCTTCGCCCTGGGCGGCTACGCCATGGGCATGTACCTGATGCGCCAGGCGGCCGGCGACGGCCTGCCGGGGTTCATGACCTTCCTGTCGTGGAGCGAGCTGCCCTGGTACTGGGCCGGCACCCAGCACTTCGCCTGGGCGCTGTGCCTGGTGGTGCTGGCGCCGGGGCTGCTGGCGCTGGTGTTCGGCTTCTTCGCCTTCCGCTCGCGGATCAAGGGCGTGTACTTCTCGATCATGACCCAGGCCCTGACCTTCGCCGGCATGCTGCTGTTCTTCCGCAACGAAACGGGCTTTGGTGGCAACAACGGCTTCACCAATTTCCGCACCATCCTCGGTTTCGACATCACCGCCCAGGGCACCCGGGCCGTGCTGTTCCTGCTCACGGTGGGCCTGCTGCTGGGCAGCCTGTTCCTGTGCTGGCGCCTGACCCAGAGCAAGTTCGGGCGCCTGCTCACCGCCGTGCGCGATGCCGAGAACCGCCTGATGTTCTGCGGCTACGACCCGCGCGGCTTCAAGCTGCTGGTGTGGGTGCTCAGCGCCGTGCTGTGCGGCTTGGCCGGGGCGCTGTACGTGCCGCAGGTGGGCATCATCAACCCCAGCGAGATGTCGCCGACCAACTCCATCGAGGCCGCCGTGTGGGTGGCGCTGGGCGGGCGCGGCACGCTGATCGGACCACTGCTCGGCGCCGGCCTGGTCAATGGCATGAAGAGCTGGTTCACCGTGGCGTTCCCGGAGTTCTGGCTGTTCTTCCTCGGCGCGCTGTTCATCCTCGTCACCCTGTACCTGCCCAAGGGCGTGGTCGGCCTGTTGAAGAAAAGGAGCCAGCCATGA
- the urtD gene encoding urea ABC transporter ATP-binding protein UrtD — translation MRSVPPVHPEFMLEPIFDQIGSGREAIGLGRRREAGLDTRHGTVLSLEGISVSFDGFKALNDLNLYIGVGELRCIIGPNGAGKTTMMDVITGKTRPDTGTAFFGDTLDLTRMNECQIAQAGIGRKFQKPTVFEALTVFENLELALKADKSVWASLAARLSGEQRQRIDEVLSTLRLLPLAQRQAGLLSHGQKQFLEIGMLLVQEPRLLLLDEPVAGMTDAETEFTAELFRSLAGKHSLMVVEHDMGFVGSIADHVTVLHQGSVLAQGSLAQVQEDERVVEVYLGR, via the coding sequence ATGAGAAGCGTGCCCCCGGTGCATCCGGAATTCATGCTGGAACCGATCTTCGACCAGATCGGCAGCGGGCGTGAGGCGATCGGCCTGGGCCGGCGCCGCGAGGCCGGGCTCGACACCCGCCACGGCACGGTGCTGAGCCTGGAGGGCATCAGTGTCAGCTTCGATGGCTTCAAGGCGCTCAACGACCTGAACCTGTACATCGGCGTCGGCGAGCTGCGCTGCATCATCGGCCCCAACGGCGCCGGCAAGACCACGATGATGGACGTGATCACCGGCAAGACCCGCCCCGACACGGGCACGGCCTTCTTTGGCGACACCCTCGACCTGACCCGCATGAACGAATGCCAGATCGCCCAGGCCGGGATCGGCCGCAAGTTCCAGAAGCCCACGGTATTCGAGGCGCTGACGGTGTTCGAGAACCTGGAGCTGGCCTTGAAGGCCGACAAGTCGGTGTGGGCCAGCCTGGCCGCGCGCTTGAGTGGCGAGCAACGCCAGCGCATCGACGAGGTGCTGAGCACCCTGCGCCTGCTGCCCCTGGCCCAGCGCCAGGCGGGGCTGTTGTCCCACGGGCAGAAGCAGTTCCTGGAGATCGGCATGCTGCTGGTGCAGGAGCCGAGGTTGCTGCTGCTCGACGAGCCGGTGGCCGGGATGACCGATGCCGAGACCGAGTTCACCGCCGAGCTGTTCCGCTCGTTGGCAGGCAAGCATTCGCTGATGGTGGTGGAGCATGACATGGGGTTTGTGGGCAGCATCGCCGACCATGTGACGGTGCTGCACCAGGGGAGTGTGCTGGCGCAAGGGTCGCTGGCGCAGGTGCAGGAGGATGAGCGGGTGGTCGAGGTGTACCTGGGCCGTTAG
- the urtE gene encoding urea ABC transporter ATP-binding subunit UrtE, producing MLKIETLHQYYGGSHILRGLSFEAKVGEVTCLLGRNGVGKTTLLRCLMGLLPAREGRVEWEGKPITTFKPQQRVQAGIAYVPQGREIFPRLTVEENLLMGLSRFPAREAREVPAFIYELFPVLEQMKQRRGGDLSGGQQQQLAIGRALASRPRLLILDEPTEGIQPSVIKEIGAVIRKLADRGDMAILLVEQFYDFAEELADQYLVMARGEIVQRGRGENMQAEGVRGLVTI from the coding sequence ATGCTGAAAATCGAAACCCTGCACCAGTACTACGGCGGCAGCCACATCCTGCGCGGCCTGTCCTTCGAGGCCAAGGTCGGCGAGGTCACCTGCCTGCTGGGCCGCAACGGCGTGGGCAAGACCACCCTGCTGCGCTGCCTGATGGGCCTGCTGCCGGCCCGCGAGGGTCGCGTGGAGTGGGAAGGCAAACCCATCACCACGTTCAAGCCCCAGCAGCGGGTCCAGGCCGGCATCGCCTACGTGCCCCAGGGCCGCGAAATCTTCCCGCGCCTGACCGTCGAGGAAAACCTGCTGATGGGCCTGTCGCGCTTCCCTGCCCGCGAGGCACGGGAAGTGCCGGCCTTCATCTACGAACTGTTCCCGGTGCTGGAGCAGATGAAACAACGCCGTGGCGGGGACCTCTCGGGCGGCCAGCAGCAACAGCTGGCCATCGGCCGCGCCCTGGCCAGCCGCCCGCGCCTGCTGATCCTCGACGAGCCCACCGAAGGCATACAGCCGTCAGTGATCAAAGAGATTGGCGCGGTGATCCGCAAACTGGCCGACCGGGGCGACATGGCCATCCTGCTGGTGGAGCAGTTCTACGACTTCGCCGAGGAGTTGGCCGACCAGTACCTGGTCATGGCCCGCGGCGAGATCGTCCAGCGTGGCCGGGGCGAAAACATGCAGGCCGAAGGTGTGCGCGGCCTGGTTACCATTTAA
- a CDS encoding GNAT family N-acetyltransferase: MSYQIRDALIDDVPGILDIYNDAVANTTAIWNETPVDLGNRLAWFEARAQQGYPILVAVDDSGVLGYASFGDWRPFEGFRHTVEHSVYVHGDQRGKGLGPVLMAALIERARHCDKHVMVAAIESGNAASIRLHERLGFSITGQMPQVGVKFGRWLDLTFMQLYLDDNTLPPSRT, translated from the coding sequence ATGAGTTACCAGATCCGCGACGCCCTGATCGACGACGTGCCGGGCATCCTCGACATCTACAACGACGCCGTGGCCAACACCACGGCGATCTGGAACGAAACCCCCGTGGACCTGGGCAACCGCCTGGCCTGGTTCGAGGCCCGCGCGCAGCAGGGCTACCCTATTTTGGTGGCAGTGGACGACAGCGGCGTGCTGGGCTATGCCTCATTTGGCGACTGGCGGCCGTTCGAAGGCTTCCGGCATACCGTCGAGCACTCGGTGTATGTACATGGCGACCAACGAGGCAAGGGCCTGGGTCCTGTATTGATGGCCGCGCTGATCGAGCGCGCGCGCCACTGCGACAAGCATGTGATGGTCGCGGCCATCGAGAGTGGCAATGCCGCGTCGATCCGCCTGCACGAACGCCTGGGCTTCAGCATCACCGGGCAGATGCCGCAGGTGGGAGTGAAGTTCGGGCGCTGGCTGGACCTGACCTTCATGCAGCTGTACCTGGATGACAACACCCTTCCCCCTTCAAGGACCTGA
- a CDS encoding GNAT family N-acetyltransferase, which translates to MNTAQLHRVPHEGLAYYRDGLVALLLDAVHQGASVGFLADIDEQQAKAYFDEVKAKLAGGEQLLWVIAQGQEVLGSVQLGLCLKPNGLNRGEVQKLLVHSDARRRGLGQQLMNALEAEARRIGRGMLFLDTEAGSGAEAFYRTLGYSKAGEIPDYACGPGGVYRATALYFKVIAKVS; encoded by the coding sequence ATGAACACCGCCCAACTGCACCGCGTGCCCCACGAAGGCCTGGCGTACTACCGCGACGGCCTGGTGGCCCTTCTGCTCGATGCTGTGCACCAAGGCGCGTCGGTGGGGTTTCTGGCCGATATCGACGAACAGCAGGCCAAGGCCTACTTCGACGAGGTGAAGGCCAAGCTGGCCGGTGGCGAGCAGCTGCTCTGGGTCATTGCCCAGGGGCAGGAGGTGCTGGGCAGCGTGCAACTGGGGTTGTGCCTCAAGCCCAACGGGCTGAACCGGGGCGAGGTGCAGAAGTTGCTGGTGCACAGTGATGCAAGGCGGCGTGGGCTGGGGCAACAGTTGATGAACGCACTAGAGGCCGAAGCGCGGCGGATCGGGCGGGGGATGTTGTTTCTCGATACCGAGGCTGGGTCTGGGGCGGAGGCGTTCTATCGGACGCTGGGGTACAGCAAGGCGGGGGAGATTCCGGATTATGCCTGCGGACCGGGTGGGGTTTATCGGGCGACAGCGCTGTACTTCAAAGTGATCGCGAAAGTCTCGTGA
- a CDS encoding chaperone modulator CbpM has protein sequence MSSTLIVQLDMRTLCQEADVSADWVIEIVEHGIVEPSGRTPEEWVFDDRAPVTLKRAVKLHQELELEWEGVALALELLEEVQQLRSENSMLKQRLGRFTQM, from the coding sequence ATGAGCAGCACCCTGATCGTTCAACTGGACATGCGTACCTTGTGCCAGGAAGCCGATGTATCGGCTGACTGGGTGATCGAGATAGTCGAGCACGGCATTGTTGAACCTTCGGGGCGAACGCCGGAGGAGTGGGTGTTCGATGATCGCGCGCCGGTGACCTTGAAGCGCGCGGTGAAGCTGCATCAGGAGCTGGAGCTGGAGTGGGAAGGGGTGGCGCTGGCGCTGGAATTGCTGGAAGAGGTGCAGCAGTTGCGTAGCGAGAACAGTATGTTGAAGCAGCGGTTGGGCAGGTTTACCCAGATGTGA
- the cbpA gene encoding curved DNA-binding protein codes for MDFKDYYKILGVEPSADEKAIKAAYRKLARKYHPDVSKERDAEDKFKEANEAYEVLGDKDKRAEYDEIRKYGGQHGRPFQAPPGWESRGGAGGGFEGGDFSDFFSSIFGARGGNPFGGGGGRQQRSAGRRGQDVELELAVFLEETLNKESKQISFQVPQTNGAGQRTGFTTKTLNVKIPAGVTDGERIRLKGQGAPGVGGGANGDLFLTIRMAPHPLFDVEGHDLIITVPLAPWEAALGAKVAVPTLTGKINLTIRPDSQSGQRLRVKGMGLLNKQGERGDLYAQLKVVMPAQSDEAARALWTQLSEKAAFNPRTQWSK; via the coding sequence ATGGACTTCAAAGACTACTACAAGATACTCGGCGTCGAACCGAGCGCGGACGAGAAGGCGATCAAGGCCGCGTACCGCAAGCTCGCGCGCAAGTATCACCCCGACGTCAGCAAGGAGCGTGACGCCGAGGACAAATTCAAGGAGGCCAACGAGGCCTACGAAGTGCTGGGCGACAAGGACAAGCGCGCCGAGTACGACGAGATCCGCAAGTATGGCGGCCAGCATGGCCGGCCGTTCCAGGCACCGCCCGGCTGGGAGTCGCGCGGCGGCGCTGGCGGCGGCTTCGAGGGTGGCGACTTCTCTGACTTCTTCAGCTCGATCTTCGGCGCCCGGGGTGGCAACCCCTTCGGTGGCGGCGGTGGCCGGCAACAACGCAGTGCCGGCAGGCGGGGGCAGGACGTGGAGCTTGAACTGGCGGTATTCCTCGAAGAGACCCTGAACAAGGAATCCAAGCAGATCAGCTTCCAGGTGCCGCAGACCAACGGTGCCGGGCAGCGCACCGGCTTCACCACCAAGACGCTGAACGTGAAGATCCCCGCTGGGGTGACCGACGGCGAGCGCATCCGCCTCAAGGGCCAGGGCGCACCCGGTGTGGGCGGTGGCGCCAATGGCGACCTGTTCCTGACCATCCGCATGGCACCGCACCCGCTGTTCGATGTCGAAGGTCATGACCTGATCATCACCGTGCCCCTGGCACCGTGGGAAGCGGCGCTCGGCGCCAAGGTGGCCGTGCCGACCCTGACCGGCAAGATCAACCTGACCATCCGCCCCGACAGCCAGAGCGGCCAGCGCCTGCGGGTCAAGGGCATGGGCTTGCTGAACAAGCAGGGCGAGCGCGGCGACCTGTACGCCCAGCTCAAGGTAGTGATGCCTGCCCAATCCGACGAAGCAGCTCGCGCATTGTGGACCCAGCTCTCCGAGAAAGCCGCGTTCAACCCGAGGACTCAATGGAGTAAGTGA
- a CDS encoding Hsp70 family protein encodes MSDVSPARALGIDFGTSNSTVGWHRPGVESLIALEDGKITLPSVVFFNIEERRPVYGRLALHEYLEGYEGRLMRSLKSLLGSKLIKHDTSVLGSALPFKDLLGMFIGELKKRAEAAAGREFDQVVLGRPVFFVDEDPAADQEAEDTLADVARKIGFKDVSFQYEPIAAAFDYESGISREELVLIVDIGGGTSDFTLIRLSPERHLVAERQSDILATGGVHIGGTDFDKQLSLQGVMPLFGYGSRMKSGALMPTSYHLNLATWHTINALYSQKSQLALGSMRYDIEDTLGIDRLFNLIEQRAGHWLAMEVEASKIELTERDSRRIDFGRIEPELSAELTRALFEDAIDGLLERVRGSVTELLAKAGVSEGQVDTVFFTGGSSGIPALRNSVAAMLPNARHVEGNIFGSIGSGLAIEARKRYG; translated from the coding sequence ATGTCTGACGTATCCCCGGCCCGCGCCCTCGGCATCGACTTCGGCACCTCCAACTCCACGGTCGGCTGGCACCGCCCGGGCGTCGAATCGCTGATCGCCCTGGAAGACGGCAAGATCACCCTGCCCTCGGTGGTCTTCTTCAACATCGAGGAACGTCGCCCGGTGTATGGCCGCCTGGCCCTGCACGAATACCTGGAAGGCTACGAAGGCCGCCTGATGCGTTCGCTCAAGAGCCTGCTGGGCTCCAAGCTGATCAAGCACGACACCAGCGTGCTGGGCAGCGCCCTGCCGTTCAAGGACCTGCTGGGCATGTTCATCGGTGAGCTGAAAAAGCGCGCCGAAGCCGCTGCCGGCCGTGAGTTCGACCAGGTGGTGCTGGGCCGTCCGGTGTTCTTCGTCGACGAAGACCCCGCCGCCGACCAGGAGGCCGAGGACACCCTGGCCGATGTAGCACGCAAGATCGGTTTCAAGGACGTGTCGTTCCAGTACGAACCGATCGCCGCGGCGTTCGACTACGAGTCGGGCATCAGCCGTGAAGAGCTGGTTCTGATTGTCGATATCGGCGGTGGTACCTCGGACTTTACGCTGATCCGTCTGTCGCCCGAGCGCCACCTGGTGGCCGAGCGCCAAAGCGATATTCTCGCCACCGGCGGCGTGCACATCGGCGGTACCGACTTCGACAAGCAACTGAGCCTGCAGGGCGTGATGCCGCTGTTCGGCTACGGCAGCCGGATGAAGAGCGGCGCGCTGATGCCCACCAGCTACCACCTCAACCTGGCCACCTGGCACACCATCAACGCCCTTTACTCGCAGAAGTCGCAGTTGGCCCTGGGCAGCATGCGCTACGACATCGAGGACACGCTGGGTATCGACCGCCTGTTCAACCTGATCGAGCAGCGCGCCGGGCACTGGCTGGCGATGGAAGTGGAAGCGAGCAAGATCGAGCTGACCGAGCGCGACAGCCGCCGGATCGACTTTGGCCGCATCGAGCCTGAACTGTCGGCGGAGCTGACCCGGGCGCTGTTCGAAGACGCCATCGATGGTTTGCTGGAGCGAGTGCGCGGCAGCGTGACCGAGTTGCTGGCCAAGGCCGGCGTGAGCGAGGGGCAGGTGGACACGGTGTTCTTCACCGGTGGTTCCAGCGGGATTCCGGCGCTGCGCAACAGCGTGGCGGCGATGCTGCCCAATGCGCGGCATGTGGAAGGCAATATCTTCGGCAGCATCGGCAGCGGCCTGGCGATCGAGGCGCGCAAGCGTTACGGGTGA
- a CDS encoding AI-2E family transporter, which produces MTFTPRQVTLASWIIVMAGLLLALPLKLLPSLLAGLLVYELVNMLTPRLQPLIAGQRARWLAVALLGTLVVSTLTLLIAGAFSFLLHEAENPGASLDKFMGLVERARGQLPPFIEAYLPASAAEFKVAIGDWIKSHLSDLQLVGKGMAHMFVTLLIGMILGAIVALQRIPDISRRKPLAAALFERLSLLVQAFRNIVFAQIKISLLNTVFTGIFLAVVLPLFGVHLPLTKTLIVLTFLLGLLPVIGNLMSNTLITIVGMSLSIWVAAAALGYLIVIHKVEYFLNARIVGGQISAKAWELLLAMLVFEAAFGLPGVVAGPIYYAYLKSELKRAELV; this is translated from the coding sequence ATGACTTTCACTCCCCGCCAGGTCACCCTGGCCAGCTGGATCATCGTCATGGCGGGCCTGTTGCTGGCGCTGCCGCTAAAGCTGCTGCCGAGCCTGCTGGCCGGCCTGCTGGTCTACGAGCTGGTCAACATGCTTACCCCGCGCCTGCAACCGCTGATCGCCGGGCAGCGCGCACGCTGGCTGGCGGTGGCGCTGCTCGGGACCCTGGTGGTGAGCACGCTGACGTTGCTGATCGCCGGTGCCTTCAGTTTCCTGCTGCACGAGGCCGAGAACCCCGGCGCCTCGCTGGACAAGTTCATGGGCCTGGTCGAGCGCGCGCGAGGCCAGTTGCCGCCGTTCATCGAAGCCTACCTGCCGGCCAGCGCCGCCGAGTTCAAGGTGGCCATCGGTGACTGGATCAAGAGCCACCTGAGCGACCTGCAGCTGGTGGGCAAGGGTATGGCGCACATGTTCGTGACCCTGCTGATCGGCATGATCCTTGGCGCCATCGTCGCCCTGCAGCGCATCCCCGACATCTCCCGACGCAAGCCCCTGGCGGCGGCGCTGTTCGAGCGCCTGAGCCTGCTGGTGCAGGCGTTTCGCAACATCGTCTTCGCGCAGATCAAGATCTCGCTGCTCAACACCGTGTTCACCGGGATCTTCCTGGCTGTGGTGCTGCCGCTGTTCGGCGTGCACCTGCCGCTGACCAAGACGCTGATCGTGCTGACCTTCCTGCTCGGGCTGCTGCCGGTGATCGGCAACCTGATGTCCAACACCCTGATCACCATCGTCGGGATGTCGCTGTCGATCTGGGTGGCGGCGGCGGCGCTGGGGTATTTGATCGTGATCCACAAGGTCGAGTACTTCCTCAACGCGAGGATCGTCGGCGGGCAGATCAGTGCCAAGGCCTGGGAGCTATTGCTGGCGATGCTGGTGTTCGAGGCGGCGTTCGGGCTGCCGGGGGTGGTGGCGGGACCGATTTATTACGCCTATCTGAAGAGTGAGCTGAAGCGGGCGGAGTTGGTTTGA
- a CDS encoding PsiF family protein → MKLLHVPLLVLGMLIAGQGFAATAQQEKMKTCNADATTKALKGDERKAFMSTCLKKAEPAKPATQQEKMKTCNADATTKALKGDERKTFMSDCLKKK, encoded by the coding sequence ATGAAGCTGCTGCACGTACCCCTGCTGGTGTTGGGCATGTTGATCGCCGGGCAAGGATTCGCCGCCACCGCGCAACAGGAAAAGATGAAGACCTGCAACGCCGACGCCACCACCAAGGCGCTCAAGGGTGACGAACGCAAGGCGTTCATGAGCACCTGCCTGAAAAAGGCCGAGCCGGCCAAGCCCGCCACCCAGCAGGAGAAGATGAAGACCTGCAACGCCGACGCCACCACCAAGGCGCTCAAGGGCGATGAACGCAAGACCTTCATGAGTGACTGCCTGAAGAAGAAATGA
- a CDS encoding AraC family transcriptional regulator, whose product MARKYLDIPQFDQLPAPVYFRYDEFGADTHSPPHRHPWGQLNYASHGLMHLDVEGQRFISPPHYAVWVPPDTEHGCYNPQAIIYRSVYLERSLCAEMPTQPCSLVISDILKAILGDFARRDLHIAQDERDRRLVQVLIDQLHLAPTQTCYLPYARSDGLRRVLEALHAEPGDNRALAEWAAQVHVSERTLARYFLQELGISFGEWRLRLRFLRAIEALEAGLPIQAIAFDLGYSSASAFIAMFQRQAHCTPEQYRRRARTEM is encoded by the coding sequence ATGGCCCGCAAGTACCTCGACATCCCTCAATTCGACCAGCTCCCCGCGCCGGTGTACTTCCGCTACGACGAGTTCGGCGCCGACACCCACAGCCCGCCGCACCGCCATCCTTGGGGCCAGCTCAACTATGCCTCCCATGGCCTGATGCACCTGGACGTCGAGGGCCAGCGCTTCATCTCGCCGCCGCACTACGCCGTCTGGGTACCGCCGGACACCGAGCACGGCTGCTACAACCCCCAGGCCATCATCTACCGCTCGGTCTACCTGGAACGCAGCCTGTGCGCCGAAATGCCGACGCAGCCCTGCAGCCTGGTGATCAGCGACATCCTCAAGGCGATCCTCGGCGACTTTGCCCGCCGCGACCTGCACATCGCCCAGGACGAGCGTGACCGGCGCCTGGTCCAGGTACTGATCGACCAGTTGCACCTGGCCCCGACCCAGACCTGCTACCTGCCCTATGCTCGTAGCGACGGCCTGCGCCGAGTACTCGAGGCGCTGCATGCCGAGCCTGGCGACAACCGTGCTCTGGCCGAGTGGGCGGCCCAGGTGCATGTCAGCGAGCGCACCCTGGCCCGGTACTTTCTGCAAGAGCTGGGGATCAGTTTCGGCGAATGGCGCCTGCGCCTGCGCTTCCTGCGGGCCATCGAGGCACTGGAGGCGGGGCTGCCTATCCAGGCCATCGCCTTCGACCTCGGCTATAGCAGCGCCTCGGCTTTCATTGCCATGTTCCAACGCCAGGCCCATTGCACCCCGGAGCAGTACCGGCGCCGCGCCCGCACGGAGATGTAA